In Zea mays cultivar B73 chromosome 7, Zm-B73-REFERENCE-NAM-5.0, whole genome shotgun sequence, the following proteins share a genomic window:
- the LOC103633997 gene encoding peroxisome biogenesis protein 3-1, with protein MLASARGFWARHRRKILVTLGVAGLGYAAYRFYDRRRAQLVRVEQLRAMEERAAADLVKNQLQTHFEKVKMICDTTTLPLAMHHLSDKIMSQLDISKLIDKLRQGKVDSSALTPNEKYDTWEEIKIKSFTKTVSSMWAMTLLSLYVRVQVTILGRHLYLDFARDTTDAQLQAESDTFSENGHKSFLAMADYLVTDKITAFIMQMQRAATEVLKEKPLKDRMNMDQVLQTVIQILDTFMDLCEANSWINYLVPENPPVYAQLMAVSSSGFDDSSLLNDFRKLDQLMSETRIVLASDDFRNIMERSLRKIAEVVVGDLAVQTTLGSGLPLATLLPKVGHLSSPLLEEPNNNKYIQIIRSMPEVELFYTFLYANMPPET; from the exons ATGCTGGCCTCGGCAAG GGGGTTCTGGGCGCGGCATCGCCGGAAGATCCTCGTCACTCTGGGCGTCGCTGGGTTGGGGTACGCCGCCTACCGCTTCTACGATAGGCGCCGCGCCCAGCTCGTGCGGGTCGAGCAGCTGCGCGCCAtggaggagcgggccgccgccgacCTCGTTAAGAACCA GCTCCAGACACACTTTGAGAAGGTGAAGATGATCTGCGACACTACCACATTGCCTTTGGCCATGCATCATCTCAGTGATAAGATAATGAGTCAACTGGATATTTCAAAATTGATTGACAAGCTACGGCAAGGGAAGGTAGACTCAAGCGCACTGACACCAAATGAGAAGTATGATACTTGGGAGGAGATTAAGATTAAGA GTTTCACAAAGACAGTTTCTTCAATGTGGGCAATGACATTGCTTAGCTTGTATGTTAGAGTTCAGGTCACCATATTAGGCAGGCATCTCTACTTGGATTTTGCCCGGGATACCACTGATGCACAGTTACAG GCAGAATCTGACACCTTTAGTGAAAATGGAcacaagagcttccttgcaatggCTGATTATCTGGTCACTGACAAAATCACTGCATTCATAATGCAAATGCAGCGTGCAGCAACAGAAGTCCTAAAAGA GAAGCCACTGAAGGACCGTATGAACATGGACCAAGTATTGCAAACAGTAATACAAATATTGGACACGTTCATGGATCTTTGTGAAGCTAACTCATGGATAAATTATCTTGTACCTGAGAATCCCCCTGTTTATGCACAGTTGATGGCTGTGTCCAGTAGTGGCTTTGATGATTCATCACTCCTAAATGATTTCAGAAAGCTAGACCAACTAATGTCTGAGACACGAATAGTACTGGCAAG TGATGATTTCAGAAATATCATGGAGAGGTCATTGAGGAAGATAGCAGAAGTGGTGGTAGGGGACCTGGCTGTGCAGACAACTCTAGGATCAGGATTACCCTTAGCAACTCTCTTGCCCAAAGTTGGTCATCTGAGTTCCCCATTGCTTGAGGAGCCAAACAATAACAAATACATCCAGATCATCAGAAGTATGCCTGAAGTGGAACTCTTCTACACATTCCTGTACGCAAACATGCCACCAGAAACATGA
- the LOC109940748 gene encoding uncharacterized mitochondrial protein AtMg00810 — translation MKDLGPLHHFLGITAEHRSQGLFLHQRQYAIDILERAGMSDCKPCSTPVDTQAKLSEDDGPPVANATSYRSLTGALQYLTFSRPDIAYAVQQVCLHMHTPREPHLIALKRIMRYLRGSLDYGLLLRPSLTSELVVYTDADWAGCPDMRRSTSGYAMFLGVNLVSWAAERQPVVSRSSAEDEYRAVANGVAEASWLRQLLHELHSPLQRATLVYCDNVSAVYLSTNLVQHQRTKHVEIDLHFVRERVAAGDVRVLSVPTTLQFADIFTKGLPSSVFLDFRSSLNICTG, via the coding sequence atgaaggacctggggcccctccaccacttcctcggcatcaccgccgagcatcggtcccagggtctcttcctccatcagCGCCAATACGCCATCGACatactggagcgggctggcatgtccgactgcaagccctgctccacacctgtcgacactcaggcgaagctctcagaGGACGACGGGCCCCCGGTAGCCAATGCGACGTCTTACCGAAGCCTGACCGgtgcgctccagtacctcaccttctccaggcctgacatcgcctacgccgtccagcaggtgtgcctgcatatgcacaccccGCGGGAGCCTCATCTCATCGCTCTCAAGCGGATCatgcgctacctccgcggctccctcgactacggcctcctactccgaccatccctgACGTCGGAActtgtggtctacaccgacgccgactgggctggctgtccagaCATGCGTCGatccacctccggttacgccATGTTCCTGGGCGTCAACCTCGTCTCCTGGGCCGCCGagcggcagcccgtcgtctctcgctccagtgcTGAGGACGAGTATCgcgccgtggccaacggcgtggcagaggcctcctggctgcgacagctcctccacgagctccacagtcccctccagcgcgccactctcgtctactgcgacaacgtcagcgcagtatacctctccaccaatctcgtgcagcatcagcgcacgaagcacgtggagatcgacctgcacttcgtccgcgagcgtgtcgccgcCGGTgatgttcgggttctcagcgtccccaccacgctgcagttcgccgacatcttcaccaaggggttaccgtcgagtgtatttttagactttcgctccagtctcaatatctgtacaggatag
- the LOC100191349 gene encoding GDP-fucose transporter 1, with translation MAKEYYTTSSLVVGYALCSSLLSIINKYAVTKFGFPGLLTALQYSTSAAGVWILGKLGFLTHDPFNLETAKKFAPAALVFYLAIFTNTNLLCHANVDTFIVFRSLTPLLVAIADTTFRKQPCPSKFTFLSLVVILGGAVGYVTTDSAFSLTAYSWALAYLVTITTEMVYIKHIVTSLGLNTWGFVLYNNFLSLMLAPVFWFLTGEHRSVFAAMESRGEGWFQLDAVVAVALSCVFGLLISFFGFAARRAVSATAFTVTGVVNKFLTVAINVMIWDKHASAYGSVCLLFTILGGVLYQQSVTVKGNGAVVAQRELVPEQPEEVDEEKQSLVSSAK, from the coding sequence ATGGCGAAGGAGTACTACACTACGAGCAGCCTTGTGGTTGGGTACGCGCTGTGCTCGAGCCTGCTCTCGATCATCAACAAGTACGCCGTGACAAAGTTCGGTTTCCCAGGCCTCCTGACCGCTCTACAGTACTCGACATCCGCTGCTGGTGTCTGGATCCTCGGAAAGCTAGGCTTCCTCACACATGACCCCTTCAACCTGGAGACCGCAAAGAAGTTCGCGCCGGCGGCTCTCGTCTTCTACCTAGCCATATTCACCAACACGAACCTCCTCTGCCACGCCAACGTCGACACCTTCATAGTCTTCAGATCCCTGACCCCGCTCCTGGTCGCCATCGCCGACACGACGTTCCGGAAGCAGCCATGCCCTTCCAAGTTCACGTTCCTGTCCCTCGTGGTCATCCTGGGCGGAGCGGTCGGCTACGTGACGACGGATTCGGCGTTCAGCCTCACGGCGTACTCGTGGGCGCTCGCGTACCTGGTGACCATAACGACTGAGATGGTGTACATCAAGCACATCGTCACCAGCCTGGGGCTCAACACCTGGGGCTTCGTGCTCTACAACAACTTCCTCTCCTTGATGCTGGCCCCCGTGTTCTGGTTCCTTACAGGCGAGCACAGGTCGGTCTTCGCAGCGATGGAGTCCAGGGGCGAAGGCTGGTTTCAACTGGACGCCGTCGTGGCGGTGGCGCTGTCGTGCGTCTTCGGGCTGCTCATCAGTTTCTTTGGCTTCGCAGCCAGGAGAGCTGTATCGGCGACCGCGTTCACCGTGACCGGGGTCGTGAACAAGTTCCTCACCGTGGCCATCAATGTCATGATCTGGGACAAGCATGCCAGTGCGTATGGTTCGGTCTGCTTGCTGTTCACCATCCTCGGTGGGGTGCTCTACCAGCAATCGGTTACGGTGAAAGGAAACGGTGCAGTTGTGGCACAGCGTGAGCTGGTGCCCGAGCAACCTGAGGAGGTTGACGAGGAGAAACAAAGCTTAGTTTCTTCAGCTAAATAA